The window GGTGGTGAAAAACAAAGGCTATCATTAGCTAGAGCCTTAATTTCTCCAAATGACATAATATTATTGGATGAGACTACATCAAATTTAGATAGTATAAACGAGTCAAAAATTCAACAATTAATTAAAGATTTGTCTAGTAAGAAGACTGTCTTAATAATTGCTCATAGATTATCTACTATTCAAAATGCTGATTCAATTTATTTAATAAGAGAAGGAGAGGTACATGACTTCGGTACTCACCAAGAATTACTATCAAGGAATAAACTCTATAAAGAATTGGTTGAAACTCAGTTTATTCATAAAGGATCGTAAATGCATCAAAAACAAGAAAAAACTGGTTCTTAAGAGCCAGTTTTTTGCTTGTCCTGTTCGATTGCTAAAGAATAATGCTTGCTAACTTCAGTGTAGTAGCTAACCACGATGCCTGACAGGCTCCCCAAAAAGAGAATGCCGTAAATAGCTAGGATAATACTGATAATCCGTCCAAAAGCAGTGGTGACCAGCAAATCTCCATAACCTACCGTAGTCGCTGTCACAAAGCTGTACCATAGACTGTCCCCATAGCTAGTAAAGTCAGGCTCCAACCAGAGCAGTAATCCAGCTGCTAGAAAGATAAAACTGAAAAAGGAAGTGAGAAAAGTGGAAAAACCAGTCACTCTCAAAATATGCCAAATGATGCGAAGGCGGTGGATTTGTTTCTTATTTTGTATCATTTTTTCTTCTTTCTGCGATATAATCTAATTTACTCTGCCGACTGCGTTTCTTAAACAAAGCCTCGGCAGACATGGCTTCTTGCTTGCTGGCAAAGGCTTCCTGATAGAGCAGGCTGACAGGCAAGCGTGCGCGGGTGTACTTGGCCCCTTTCCCACGATTATGGGTAGCAAGCCGCTTCTCCACATCAGTCGTATAGCCAGTATAAAGACTTCCGTCGGCACATTCCAAAACATACAAGTAGGCCTTATTTTCCATAATAAATCTCACGAATAGCCGGAGTATAGTTGCCATTTTCCTCATGGACAACCAGAGGTGGCAGGATGTGCAGCCCGTCCATCGAGCCGTCCTTTATCGCCTCAATCAGCAACATATTGGCCTCCTTGCTGGCCTTGGGATAGACAAACTGGATGCGTTTGGGAGCTAGCTTGTAGGTTTTCAGCCTGTCCAAA is drawn from Streptococcus sp. 29892 and contains these coding sequences:
- a CDS encoding potassium channel family protein; the encoded protein is MQNKKQIHRLRIIWHILRVTGFSTFLTSFFSFIFLAAGLLLWLEPDFTSYGDSLWYSFVTATTVGYGDLLVTTAFGRIISIILAIYGILFLGSLSGIVVSYYTEVSKHYSLAIEQDKQKTGS
- a CDS encoding GIY-YIG nuclease family protein, producing the protein MENKAYLYVLECADGSLYTGYTTDVEKRLATHNRGKGAKYTRARLPVSLLYQEAFASKQEAMSAEALFKKRSRQSKLDYIAERRKNDTK